The Longimicrobiales bacterium genome contains a region encoding:
- a CDS encoding MBOAT family O-acyltransferase → MQVSLLSPGFAAIAIAAILLVSALRGAGRQFAFLILNLVFVCVMLLEPPGAIATLIFALAGFGLVRAAQRWGRTGLVMGVSGFVALFLYMRRYDFLTWFVPDALLTQVLSTVGLSFLFFKILHVAIDGYSGTLGRFGLLDYLNYALNFATFMMGPIQRFQDYRDQWHGEKLAIPLDYEAHLDAVLRILIGLVKAYVLAVFFENRALSVDADVLQLSAVGLIVQTYAFWFYLYLNFSGYCDVVIGVGSLFGVRPPENFNRPFLARNISDFWQRQHRSLTLWLTDYVFAPMYKSLLTRRPAGKLMIANLSLMATMLVSGLWHGTTVSFFLFGIVHGLWFVVYRTWDEFLLARLGRGGVRRFRRNVLVHAAGIFLTFNATAFAFIFFRLEPAAVADLFQQVMPR, encoded by the coding sequence ATGCAGGTCTCACTCCTGTCGCCGGGTTTTGCCGCGATCGCCATCGCGGCAATTCTGCTCGTGTCCGCACTCCGTGGAGCAGGGCGCCAGTTTGCCTTCCTGATTCTGAATCTCGTTTTCGTCTGCGTCATGCTGCTCGAGCCGCCGGGCGCCATCGCCACGCTGATCTTCGCTCTTGCGGGATTCGGTCTCGTGCGCGCCGCTCAACGCTGGGGGCGCACGGGGCTCGTGATGGGTGTCAGCGGGTTCGTGGCGCTATTCCTCTACATGCGCCGATACGATTTCCTGACGTGGTTCGTACCGGACGCGTTGCTCACCCAGGTGCTCAGCACCGTTGGACTCAGCTTCCTGTTCTTCAAGATCCTGCACGTCGCCATCGACGGATACAGCGGAACGCTGGGCCGGTTCGGTCTTCTCGACTACCTGAACTACGCGCTCAACTTCGCGACCTTCATGATGGGTCCGATCCAGCGCTTCCAGGATTATCGCGACCAATGGCACGGGGAGAAGCTGGCCATCCCGCTCGATTACGAGGCTCACCTGGATGCCGTACTGCGGATTCTGATCGGCCTCGTGAAGGCGTACGTGCTGGCGGTCTTCTTCGAAAACCGCGCACTGAGCGTCGATGCCGACGTCCTGCAGCTGTCGGCGGTCGGCCTGATCGTGCAGACGTACGCTTTCTGGTTCTATCTGTATCTCAACTTTTCCGGATACTGTGATGTCGTGATCGGTGTGGGCAGCCTCTTCGGCGTGAGGCCACCCGAGAACTTCAACCGGCCGTTTCTCGCCCGGAACATCTCGGACTTCTGGCAACGGCAGCACCGCTCGCTCACGCTCTGGCTCACGGACTATGTCTTTGCGCCGATGTACAAGTCGCTGCTGACCCGTCGTCCCGCCGGAAAGCTCATGATCGCCAATCTCAGTCTGATGGCGACGATGCTGGTCTCGGGGCTCTGGCATGGGACGACGGTGAGCTTCTTTCTGTTCGGCATAGTGCACGGTCTGTGGTTCGTGGTCTACCGCACGTGGGACGAGTTCCTGCTTGCGCGCCTCGGGCGAGGCGGTGTGCGCCGTTTTCGTCGGAACGTTCTTGTCCATGCCGCAGGCATCTTCCTGACGTTCAACGCGACGGCGTTCGCATTCATCTTCTTCCGGCTCGAGCCGGCGGCGGTGGCAGACCTGTTTCAACAGGTGATGCCTCGATGA
- a CDS encoding DUF5989 family protein, with the protein MATLVRELWAYMRVRKKWWLLPVIMVLVLIGALLVAAQGSALAPFIYTIF; encoded by the coding sequence ATGGCGACGCTGGTAAGAGAGCTCTGGGCGTACATGCGCGTTCGGAAGAAGTGGTGGTTGCTGCCGGTCATTATGGTGCTGGTACTGATCGGCGCCCTGCTCGTGGCAGCGCAGGGCTCGGCCCTCGCTCCGTTCATCTACACGATCTTCTGA
- a CDS encoding SxtJ family membrane protein: MAERVPARLTRAEGRKFGFTLAPAFLVFAGLLIWRGRPVLASIAGGIGLLLAAGALVVPERLGPLERGWMAFAHAISRVTTPIILGIVWFLVLTPTGLLRRAFGGNPLVHTGEDGGFWISRGPDGEKSDLRRQF; this comes from the coding sequence TTGGCGGAAAGAGTTCCAGCTCGATTGACACGGGCGGAAGGTCGGAAGTTCGGATTCACACTCGCGCCTGCGTTCCTGGTCTTTGCCGGGCTGCTGATCTGGCGCGGCCGCCCTGTCCTGGCTTCGATCGCGGGAGGAATCGGGCTGCTCCTCGCGGCCGGCGCGCTCGTCGTGCCGGAGCGGCTCGGTCCGCTCGAGCGAGGCTGGATGGCCTTCGCTCACGCGATCTCGCGGGTCACGACACCGATCATCCTGGGCATCGTCTGGTTCCTCGTCCTCACGCCCACGGGTCTGCTGCGCCGGGCCTTTGGCGGCAACCCGCTCGTGCACACGGGGGAGGACGGCGGCTTCTGGATCTCGCGCGGCCCGGACGGTGAAAAGAGCGACCTGCGCAGGCAGTTCTAA
- a CDS encoding carbamoyltransferase: MPQHILGLSAFYHDSAACLLRDGEIVAAAQEERFTRKKGDASYPTHAVAYCLQAAGIAARDLDVVGFYDKPLLKFERLLETYLGVAPRGYRQFLKAGPVWVKEKLFIERDIRKALGFEGELLFAEHHESHAASAFLPSPFEEAAILTIDGVGEWATASIGVGEGSDLRILREMRWPDSVGLLYSAFTYFAGFKVNSGEYKVMGLAPYGEPRFVQVILDELIDLREDGSFRMNQSFFDYLSGLHMTNGSFSTLFGGPPREPESKLTQREMDLARSVQVVCEEIMLRMARTAHRVTGSKNLCMAGGVALNCVANGRILREGPFENLWIQPAAGDAGGALGVALLARHRTGGRPDRTVVAGRDAMRGSYLGPSFSDDQIEVYLQSIGAVFERLDRDALLERTAEALAQEKIVGWFNGRMEFGPRALGARSILGDPRSAHMQATMNLKIKFRESFRPFAPSVLRERVSEWFELDCDSPYMLLVAPIRQERQIDMTEGERDLWGIEKLNIPRSDIPAVTHVDYSARIQTVDRDTNPDYYDLIATFERRTGCPVIVNTSFNVRGEPIVCTPADAYRCFMRTHIDYLVLGNFFMGRESQPAWQEEGDWRKEFQLD; this comes from the coding sequence ATGCCTCAGCATATCCTCGGGCTCTCCGCGTTCTACCATGACAGCGCCGCCTGCCTCCTGCGGGATGGCGAGATTGTGGCAGCGGCCCAGGAGGAGCGCTTCACGCGAAAGAAGGGCGATGCGAGCTACCCGACGCACGCGGTTGCGTATTGCCTTCAGGCCGCCGGCATCGCCGCGCGGGATCTCGATGTCGTCGGCTTCTACGACAAGCCACTGCTCAAGTTCGAGCGTTTGCTGGAGACGTACCTTGGTGTGGCGCCGCGCGGGTATCGGCAGTTTCTGAAGGCCGGCCCGGTATGGGTGAAGGAGAAGCTGTTCATCGAGCGTGACATCCGGAAGGCGCTCGGGTTCGAGGGCGAGCTGCTGTTCGCCGAGCATCATGAATCACACGCGGCGAGTGCGTTCCTGCCGTCGCCGTTCGAGGAAGCGGCGATCCTCACGATCGACGGCGTGGGCGAGTGGGCGACGGCGTCGATCGGGGTGGGTGAGGGATCCGATCTGCGCATCCTGCGCGAGATGCGGTGGCCGGACTCCGTCGGGCTGCTGTACTCGGCGTTCACCTACTTCGCGGGATTCAAGGTCAATTCGGGAGAATACAAGGTCATGGGGCTCGCCCCCTACGGCGAGCCGCGCTTCGTGCAGGTGATCCTGGACGAGTTGATCGATCTCCGCGAGGACGGCTCATTCAGAATGAACCAGTCGTTCTTCGACTACCTCTCGGGCCTGCACATGACGAATGGCTCTTTTTCGACGTTGTTCGGTGGACCGCCGCGAGAGCCGGAGTCGAAGCTGACGCAGCGCGAGATGGACCTGGCCCGCTCCGTCCAGGTGGTCTGCGAGGAGATCATGCTGCGCATGGCCCGGACGGCGCACCGCGTGACGGGTTCGAAGAACCTGTGCATGGCCGGCGGCGTGGCTCTGAACTGCGTGGCGAACGGTCGGATTCTGCGCGAAGGCCCTTTCGAGAACCTCTGGATTCAACCGGCCGCCGGCGACGCGGGCGGAGCACTCGGCGTGGCGCTGCTGGCACGCCACCGCACGGGCGGCCGGCCGGATCGGACGGTCGTTGCCGGTCGTGACGCGATGCGCGGATCCTACCTGGGTCCGAGCTTTTCCGACGACCAGATCGAGGTCTACCTGCAGTCCATCGGCGCCGTCTTCGAACGGCTCGACCGCGACGCGCTGCTGGAGCGGACGGCCGAAGCACTCGCACAGGAGAAGATCGTCGGCTGGTTCAACGGCCGGATGGAGTTCGGCCCGCGTGCGCTGGGTGCGCGCAGCATTCTCGGCGACCCGCGCAGTGCGCACATGCAGGCGACGATGAACCTCAAGATCAAGTTCCGCGAGAGTTTCCGTCCCTTCGCGCCGAGTGTGCTCCGCGAGCGCGTCTCGGAATGGTTCGAGCTGGACTGCGACTCGCCGTACATGCTGCTGGTCGCGCCGATTCGGCAGGAACGGCAGATCGATATGACGGAGGGCGAACGCGACCTCTGGGGCATCGAGAAGTTGAATATACCGCGGTCCGACATTCCGGCCGTCACCCACGTCGATTATTCAGCCCGGATCCAGACCGTGGATCGTGACACGAACCCCGACTACTACGATCTGATCGCGACGTTCGAGCGCCGCACGGGCTGCCCCGTCATTGTGAACACGTCCTTCAATGTGCGCGGTGAACCGATCGTCTGTACGCCTGCGGATGCGTATCGTTGCTTCATGCGCACGCACATCGACTATCTCGTTCTCGGAAACTTCTTTATGGGCCGGGAGTCGCAGCCCGCATGGCAGGAGGAGGGAGATTGGCGGAAAGAGTTCCAGCTCGATTGA
- a CDS encoding TonB-dependent receptor: MAAALLLAGAPALGARLPPEALLHGVVVDASTGLPVSSAAVRIRESGRAELSHSDGSFHFDGIPVGTHTLTVERLGYAPLERRIEVSDSAPTRVELRLTPSALHLSAIIVTGAGSERSADASYRSMAVLSDAELRRKLSGSLAATLAGEPGLTQRYNGPVAAQPVVRGLSGDRVLVLEDGQRTGDIAAMSADHAVTIEPLTAERIEVVRGPAGVLYGSNSLGGVINVIREEVPRTAPESVTGMATAQMESVNRGMTAGGTISAPAGPLALRAELSGRTASDTRTPEGDLPGTQLDGYNAGIGASRVWQQGHAGAAVRDYAVTYGVPGTFRGEVIPGGHAGGVEIELRRSTAHVEGRLLGRGSLRSIEADANFVRFDQKEFELGGADGPLLGTHFRQYSANGNVRVHHRHTPGGMRLEGAVGASGMYRNLGVAGARTGTRPAESYSAAAFAFEEFGLAPFHIEVGARYDWTRIDPLDTSSGAIGDVRRREFQSVSGSIAALYRPAERLTTGVSVSRSFRTPSIEELFSNGPHLANYSYDIGNPDLAAEYGLGVDVFLRTSLPSFHAEIGVFRNAISDFIYYAPTGEMDPRLGQYPVYRAAQSDVVLSGMDGSIQWEAIEGWVVEGSASYVRGRRTAEDGDDVDLPAMPPLHGSLNVRRDGARFFAGLGVEGAAAQDRVGEFEQPTPAYALINATSGLRWTGFGRLNTLTLRVQNALDTAWRDHLSRIRQVAPQPGRNVQVLYRIAI; encoded by the coding sequence GTGGCCGCAGCACTGCTGCTGGCGGGTGCACCGGCGCTGGGCGCCCGCCTGCCGCCCGAGGCGCTGCTGCACGGCGTAGTCGTCGACGCCTCGACGGGGCTGCCGGTCTCGAGTGCGGCGGTGCGCATCCGAGAATCCGGGCGCGCCGAGCTATCACACTCGGATGGCAGCTTCCACTTCGACGGCATTCCTGTCGGGACGCACACGCTGACGGTCGAGCGGCTCGGATACGCGCCGCTGGAGCGGCGCATCGAGGTATCAGACAGTGCCCCGACACGTGTCGAGCTGCGACTGACACCGAGCGCACTGCACCTCTCCGCCATCATTGTCACCGGTGCGGGCAGCGAGCGATCTGCTGATGCCAGTTATCGCTCGATGGCTGTACTCAGCGATGCGGAGCTGCGCCGCAAGCTGAGCGGCAGCCTCGCCGCGACGCTGGCGGGAGAGCCGGGCCTCACGCAGCGCTACAACGGACCCGTCGCGGCGCAGCCTGTAGTGCGCGGTTTGAGTGGCGACCGTGTGCTGGTCCTCGAAGATGGCCAGCGCACCGGCGACATCGCGGCCATGTCGGCGGATCACGCAGTCACGATCGAGCCGCTGACGGCGGAGCGCATCGAGGTCGTGCGCGGGCCTGCCGGTGTGCTGTACGGCAGCAACTCGCTCGGGGGCGTGATCAATGTCATCCGGGAGGAGGTGCCGCGCACCGCCCCCGAGTCGGTCACGGGGATGGCAACGGCACAGATGGAATCGGTGAACCGCGGCATGACGGCGGGCGGCACGATCTCCGCCCCCGCCGGACCGCTCGCGCTGCGGGCCGAGCTGAGCGGCAGGACTGCCAGTGACACGCGCACGCCGGAAGGAGATCTGCCCGGAACGCAGCTCGATGGCTACAACGCGGGTATCGGTGCGAGCCGCGTCTGGCAGCAGGGGCACGCCGGCGCCGCGGTTCGCGACTATGCGGTGACCTACGGAGTGCCCGGCACGTTCCGCGGCGAAGTCATACCGGGCGGGCATGCCGGCGGCGTGGAGATCGAGCTGCGCAGGAGCACGGCGCACGTGGAGGGCCGACTCCTGGGTAGAGGCAGCCTGCGTTCGATCGAAGCGGACGCGAACTTCGTTCGCTTCGACCAGAAGGAGTTCGAGCTCGGCGGCGCGGACGGCCCCCTGCTCGGCACGCACTTCCGACAGTACAGCGCGAACGGCAATGTGCGCGTGCATCACCGGCACACACCCGGCGGCATGCGTCTCGAGGGGGCCGTCGGCGCATCCGGCATGTACCGCAACCTGGGCGTGGCGGGCGCACGCACCGGCACCCGGCCGGCCGAGAGCTATTCGGCCGCAGCTTTCGCCTTCGAGGAGTTCGGCCTCGCTCCGTTCCACATCGAGGTGGGGGCACGCTACGACTGGACACGGATCGATCCACTCGACACGTCTTCCGGTGCAATCGGTGATGTGCGGCGGCGTGAGTTCCAGTCAGTCTCCGGATCCATCGCCGCATTGTATCGGCCCGCTGAGCGCCTGACGACCGGTGTCAGCGTCTCGCGCTCATTCCGTACGCCCTCCATCGAGGAGTTGTTCTCCAACGGCCCGCACCTCGCCAACTACTCGTACGACATCGGCAATCCGGACCTGGCCGCCGAGTACGGCCTCGGTGTGGATGTGTTCCTGCGTACGTCGCTGCCATCGTTCCACGCAGAGATCGGCGTGTTCCGCAACGCCATATCGGATTTCATCTATTACGCGCCGACCGGCGAGATGGACCCCCGACTCGGACAGTACCCGGTGTACCGTGCGGCGCAGAGCGATGTAGTGCTCAGCGGCATGGACGGCAGCATCCAGTGGGAAGCCATCGAGGGCTGGGTGGTGGAAGGTTCTGCGAGCTACGTCCGCGGCCGGCGTACGGCAGAGGACGGTGATGACGTGGACCTGCCGGCAATGCCCCCGCTTCATGGCTCGCTGAATGTCCGTCGTGACGGCGCGAGGTTCTTCGCCGGTCTCGGGGTGGAAGGAGCGGCCGCGCAGGACAGGGTCGGCGAGTTCGAGCAGCCGACTCCTGCATACGCGCTCATTAACGCGACGAGCGGTCTGCGCTGGACCGGATTCGGCCGGCTCAACACGCTCACACTGCGCGTGCAGAATGCGCTCGATACCGCGTGGCGTGATCATCTGTCGCGCATCCGTCAGGTCGCGCCACAGCCGGGCCGTAACGTTCAGGTGCTCTATCGGATCGCGATCTGA
- a CDS encoding P1 family peptidase has protein sequence MNLTITAVPGIAAGHASLADDATGCTVLIGPFRGAVDIRGLATGTREMETLSPQHLVPQIDAILLTGGSALGLAAADGVVQWLREQGRGFDVGSARIPIVPAAVIFDIQRPEQRHPDAALGRAACAAAGSSPLTEGRVGAGTGATVGKLRGPAHADPGGVGTFAVAHGDYMVGALAVVNAFGDVLGHEGTIMAGARADDGSPIDSMRSAGTAPGAPQPLMSNTTLCAIATDAPLSRTALQAVARMGSSAIVRRIAPANTIFDGDVVFALSTSAAAEDVTPAELLSIGAAAQLALEEAIIRAVGWRHTSSQQLPP, from the coding sequence ATGAACCTCACCATCACGGCGGTGCCCGGCATCGCGGCAGGTCACGCGTCGCTTGCAGATGATGCGACGGGTTGCACCGTGCTCATCGGACCGTTCCGCGGCGCCGTGGACATCCGCGGGCTGGCCACCGGCACGCGTGAAATGGAGACGCTGTCCCCGCAGCATCTCGTGCCGCAGATCGATGCGATCCTGCTGACGGGCGGCTCGGCGCTCGGGCTCGCCGCGGCGGACGGCGTCGTGCAGTGGCTGCGCGAGCAGGGCCGCGGATTCGATGTCGGCTCTGCGCGCATCCCGATCGTGCCCGCGGCGGTCATCTTCGATATTCAGCGACCGGAGCAGCGCCATCCGGACGCGGCGCTCGGCCGCGCCGCGTGCGCCGCTGCCGGCAGCAGCCCTCTCACGGAGGGGCGCGTCGGCGCCGGTACCGGCGCGACCGTGGGTAAGCTGCGCGGACCGGCGCATGCCGATCCCGGTGGTGTGGGCACGTTCGCCGTCGCACACGGCGATTACATGGTGGGCGCTCTGGCCGTCGTGAATGCGTTCGGCGATGTGCTCGGCCACGAGGGAACCATCATGGCCGGCGCGCGTGCAGACGACGGCTCGCCGATCGACAGCATGAGGTCGGCTGGCACAGCGCCCGGTGCACCGCAGCCACTCATGTCCAATACCACACTGTGCGCGATTGCGACCGATGCACCACTCTCGCGCACGGCGCTCCAGGCGGTCGCGAGAATGGGCTCGTCCGCGATCGTGCGGCGGATTGCGCCGGCGAACACGATCTTCGACGGCGACGTGGTATTCGCGCTGTCGACATCGGCGGCTGCGGAGGACGTGACGCCCGCGGAACTGCTGTCGATCGGCGCGGCGGCCCAGCTTGCGCTGGAGGAGGCCATCATCCGGGCGGTAGGCTGGCGGCACACGTCCAGTCAGCAGCTCCCACCATAG
- a CDS encoding acyl carrier protein yields MSDTEIWNTLVHVMRDTFEDDQLDVAPETTARDVDGWDSLTHIELMVALESAFNVRFNTGEIAGLKNVGDLARAIETRVGRGAH; encoded by the coding sequence ATGTCTGACACCGAGATCTGGAACACGCTGGTTCATGTGATGCGGGATACGTTCGAGGACGACCAGCTCGACGTCGCGCCGGAAACGACCGCCAGGGATGTCGACGGCTGGGACTCGCTGACCCATATCGAGCTGATGGTCGCGCTCGAGTCTGCCTTCAACGTTCGATTCAATACAGGGGAGATCGCCGGGCTCAAGAACGTCGGTGACCTGGCCCGCGCAATCGAAACGAGGGTGGGACGTGGCGCTCACTGA
- a CDS encoding HAD-IIIC family phosphatase, whose product MNEIRQLIDTGRFDEAHAQLVREARRAEDFGTVRTLCRVRRLLRSRAPANGAAVHRRIALLGGATTEPMVEPLQLMLDTLGIVSTLHVGDYNTYAREMLDPASATVAFRPEITVLVTTPMNLPVWPEWTADAAQVAAAVDEACDYWIGLCTSLHAHTGCDIVLGNFHPLPLRPYGAAGTRLPGEPNRYIRAVNEALAERAPPYVHVHDVAELATLHGVYRWFDPRYWYHAKQPVSFECLVPYVRGLAHLIGALVGRSAKCLVVDLDNTLWGGVVGDDGPDRIAIGEGDAQGEAFAAFQRYLRSLKDRGVMLAVNSKNDELNALEPFRTRSEMPLRREDFVAFYANWSPKSENLRAIAAALNIGLDSLVFVDDNPVEREQVRQALPEVRVVELGDDPSDFAACLDRTGWFEAVALSEEDRTRSAMYTANAARDALRSNVTDYPAFLRSLEQRAVIASFDDRFVDRIAQLTNKTNQFNLTTRRLGRADLAAMIDSTDFVTAYVRLADRFGDNGLISVFAARRTGVDLWIDLWLMSCRVFNRGVEYLLMNHVVERARERGIQRLHGIYIPTAKNGIVRDLYPSLGFQPCGSTDGGDHWLLETEAYRPHDTAVALVEDYGNESGDMHHV is encoded by the coding sequence ATGAACGAGATCAGACAACTGATCGATACAGGCCGCTTCGACGAGGCGCACGCTCAACTCGTGAGGGAAGCACGTCGTGCGGAGGACTTCGGCACCGTGCGGACACTCTGTCGCGTGCGTCGCCTGCTGCGCTCGCGCGCTCCGGCGAATGGCGCTGCCGTCCACAGACGGATTGCTCTGCTCGGCGGCGCAACGACCGAACCGATGGTCGAGCCGCTCCAGCTGATGCTTGACACCCTCGGCATTGTGTCCACGTTGCACGTCGGCGATTACAACACATACGCTCGCGAGATGCTGGACCCGGCGAGCGCAACCGTCGCTTTCCGGCCGGAGATCACGGTGCTCGTCACGACACCCATGAACCTGCCGGTCTGGCCGGAATGGACGGCCGATGCGGCGCAGGTCGCGGCCGCGGTCGATGAAGCGTGCGACTACTGGATTGGCCTCTGCACATCGCTGCATGCGCACACCGGCTGCGACATTGTGCTGGGCAACTTTCACCCGCTTCCGCTCCGTCCGTACGGCGCAGCCGGCACCAGGCTGCCCGGTGAACCCAACCGCTACATACGCGCCGTCAACGAAGCGCTCGCCGAGCGGGCGCCGCCGTACGTCCACGTCCACGACGTCGCCGAGCTCGCGACGCTCCATGGCGTCTATCGCTGGTTCGATCCACGCTATTGGTACCACGCCAAGCAGCCGGTGTCGTTCGAGTGTCTCGTTCCCTACGTCCGCGGCCTGGCCCACCTGATCGGGGCGCTGGTCGGGCGGTCCGCCAAGTGCCTGGTCGTAGACCTCGACAACACGCTCTGGGGCGGCGTCGTTGGAGACGACGGTCCCGACCGCATCGCGATCGGCGAGGGGGATGCGCAGGGCGAGGCGTTTGCTGCGTTCCAGCGCTACCTGCGGTCGCTCAAGGACCGCGGTGTGATGTTGGCCGTGAACAGCAAGAACGACGAGTTGAACGCACTCGAGCCATTCCGAACGCGGTCCGAAATGCCGCTCCGCCGCGAGGACTTCGTCGCGTTTTATGCGAACTGGAGCCCGAAATCGGAGAATCTCCGAGCGATCGCCGCGGCGCTCAACATTGGACTCGACTCGCTCGTGTTCGTGGATGACAACCCGGTTGAAAGGGAGCAGGTCAGGCAGGCGCTGCCTGAGGTGCGCGTGGTCGAGCTCGGTGACGACCCCAGTGACTTCGCGGCCTGCCTTGATCGAACGGGCTGGTTCGAGGCTGTAGCACTGTCGGAGGAGGACCGGACCCGGAGCGCGATGTACACGGCCAATGCGGCCCGCGACGCGCTTCGGTCGAACGTGACCGACTATCCCGCGTTCCTCAGGTCGCTCGAACAGCGCGCAGTAATCGCGTCGTTCGACGATCGGTTCGTGGACCGCATCGCACAGCTGACGAACAAGACCAATCAGTTCAACCTGACCACGCGTCGTCTCGGTCGAGCGGATCTCGCAGCCATGATCGACTCGACCGACTTCGTGACGGCGTACGTACGCCTGGCGGACCGGTTCGGCGACAACGGCCTCATCAGCGTCTTTGCGGCGCGTCGCACGGGCGTCGATCTCTGGATCGACCTGTGGCTCATGAGCTGCCGCGTCTTCAACCGCGGCGTGGAATACCTGCTGATGAACCACGTGGTTGAACGCGCCCGAGAGAGAGGAATTCAGCGGCTGCACGGCATCTACATCCCGACTGCGAAGAACGGCATCGTTCGCGACCTCTACCCCTCGCTCGGATTCCAGCCCTGCGGCTCGACTGATGGTGGCGACCACTGGCTGCTCGAGACGGAAGCCTATCGACCGCACGACACGGCGGTGGCTCTCGTAGAGGATTACGGCAATGAAAGCGGGGATATGCACCATGTCTGA